From Medicago truncatula cultivar Jemalong A17 chromosome 7, MtrunA17r5.0-ANR, whole genome shotgun sequence, a single genomic window includes:
- the LOC11427146 gene encoding fasciclin-like arabinogalactan protein 11, producing MAKLFNFFPLFFLNVFIIVTLFQRISAQPAISPAPSGPLNITKVLEKAGQFTTFIKLLKATQVSDRINSQLNNSNQGLTIFAPTDNAFSSLKSGTLNSISTQNQLQLLQFHILPTLYTISQFQTASNPLHTQAGNSDDGEYPLNVTTSGNQVNVTTGVIDTTVSNTIYSDNQLAVYQVDQVLLPMALFGQGPTAAPAEAPAPTKPEKSVRASDAPKGSSDSPADDSSAVGLNGYIVNGATLFVAVFANVVVSCLWM from the coding sequence ATGGCTAAGCTATTCAATTTCTTTCCTCTCTTTTTTCTCAACGTATTCATCATTGTGACATTGTTTCAAAGAATTTCAGCTCAACCAGCTATATCACCAGCACCATCAGGACCATTAAACATAACCAAAGTCCTAGAAAAGGCAGGACAATTCACAACATTCATCAAGCTACTAAAAGCAACACAAGTATCCGACCGAATCAACTCACAACTCAACAACTCAAATCAAGGCCTAACAATTTTTGCACCAACAGATAATGCCTTCTCGAGTCTAAAATCAGGAACACTAAACTCAATCAGCACACAAAACCAACTTCAACTTCTACAGTTTCATATTCTACCAACACTTTACACAATATCACAGTTTCAAACTGCAAGTAACCCTCTACACACACAAGCTGGAAACAGTGATGATGGAGAGTATCCTCTTAATGTTACTACTTCTGGAAATCAAGTTAATGTAACAACTGGTGTGATTGATACAACTGTTTCTAATACTATTTATAGTGATAATCAGCTTGCAGTGTATCAGGTTGATCAAGTGCTTCTTCCTATGGCACTTTTTGGACAAGGTCCAACCGCTGCGCCTGCGGAGGCTCCTGCACCGACTAAGCCGGAGAAAAGTGTTCGGGCTTCTGATGCTCCAAAAGGGTCTTCGGATAGTCCGGCTGATGATTCGAGTGCTGTTGGTTTGAATGGCTACATAGTTAATGGTGCTACATTGTTTGTTGCTGTTTTTGCCAATGTTGTTGTTTCTTGTTTGTGGATGTAA